Proteins from one Arthrobacter sp. Soc17.1.1.1 genomic window:
- a CDS encoding DUF4383 domain-containing protein, giving the protein MTTANTPHAGTRTNVQKAALAVGAVFLLVGILGFIPGITSDYDTMMFAGHESEAKLLGLFQVSILHNIVHLLFGAAGIAMARTISGARSYLLYGGIIYLVLWVYGLVIGEDSAGNFVPLNGADNWLHFLLGVGMIALALLLTRNHKRTTTRA; this is encoded by the coding sequence ATGACCACCGCAAACACGCCCCACGCGGGCACCCGCACCAATGTCCAGAAAGCAGCCCTCGCCGTCGGCGCGGTCTTCCTGCTCGTCGGGATCCTCGGCTTCATCCCCGGCATCACCTCCGACTACGACACGATGATGTTCGCCGGCCACGAGTCGGAAGCGAAGCTCCTCGGCCTGTTCCAGGTCTCGATCCTGCACAACATCGTCCACCTGCTCTTCGGTGCAGCCGGCATCGCCATGGCCCGCACCATCAGCGGCGCCCGCTCCTACCTGCTGTACGGCGGCATCATCTACCTCGTCCTCTGGGTCTACGGCCTGGTCATCGGCGAGGACTCCGCCGGCAACTTCGTGCCGCTCAACGGCGCGGACAACTGGCTGCACTTCCTCCTGGGCGTCGGCATGATCGCCCTGGCGCTGCTGCTCACCCGCAACCACAAGCGGACCACCACACGCGCCTGA